From a single Zeugodacus cucurbitae isolate PBARC_wt_2022May chromosome Y, idZeuCucr1.2, whole genome shotgun sequence genomic region:
- the LOC128923528 gene encoding uncharacterized protein LOC128923528, with the protein MDSDMPTAPTPAVRSTIHVTRPGPAPAPRTPAAIAPPTAARASRANPTPVPAAPQRTRCPLCRRPHRLPHYSIFKKMLPPLRQQIAQAHGHCLNCLATTHSTPECTSSYGCQICMRPHHTLLHREGQPAPRNRGTNQRPQSNHVARRQPRHSDNRRSHYGTFTRRRPHRSPSRRSTGLSNVVATLQQLQRLLG; encoded by the coding sequence ATGGATAGCGATATGCCCACAGCACCAACGCCAGCCGTTCGGTCAACGATCCACGTGACACGCCCGGGGCCCGCTCCAGCTCCTCGAACCCCTGCGGCCATAgcgccaccaaccgctgcccgtGCATCACGCGCGAACCCGACGCCGGTGCCAGCAGCTCCGCAGCGCACCCGATGCCCACTTTGTCGGCGCCCACACCGATTGCCACACTACAGCATCTTCAAGAAGATGCTACCACCGCTACGACAGCAGATCGCCCAGGCACATGGCCACTGCTTGAATTGCTTGGCGACTACCCACTCCACGCCGGAGTGTACTTCAAGCTATGGGTGCCAAATATGCATGCGGCCGCATCACACCCTCCTACATCGCGAGGGGCAACCTGCCCCCCGCAACCGTGGTACGAACCAACGCCCGCAGTCGAACCATGTTGCACGAAGGCAACCACGGCACTCAGATAATCGACGCTCACACTATGGCACATTCACACGCCGCCGTCCACACAGGTCGCCGTCCCGTCGGTCCACTGGGCTCAGCAATGTGGTGGCTActttacaacaactgcaacgacTACTAGGCTAA